The sequence below is a genomic window from Nicotiana tomentosiformis chromosome 6, ASM39032v3, whole genome shotgun sequence.
tgccgagggcctgagtgatttatgccatgatttggcttgatatagcgcttgggctgaaggaacccctccggagtctgtacacacccccagtgagcgcaggtacctactgagtgcgagtgccaagtgctgagtgactgggaggcatgagtaattgtgaggtatgcccgagtggcaagagtgattgtgaggtatgcccgagtggcaagagtgattgtgaagtttgcccgaggggctgtatatgagtgatgctttgcccgaggggctgtttatgattttattatttttgctcacctttgcatttttcctctatttgaaagctgttgaaaaatatccttaaatgatttttactggaagtgggtttaaacgagatattttgattcaaatcctgattttaaaagcatgaggtattttactgaaattttatgatatgaacgttatatgctttattgctcgtcactactgctcagtctttagttattgttgttacttactgagttggcgtactcacgttactccctgcaccttgtgtgcatatccaggtgtagctggacacggtagcggttgttgattgttctggttgcagattttctcggagatagcaaggtagctgtttggcgatcgcagcccctgctcttctccctcttatcttcttctagttgtatttagctattttccaggctgagttagccttgacattgttcgacagattgtagtagatgatcatgactagtgacaccccgatgtcggactttttcttccgcacttttattttgattgtatctcctttacgaaggtttttatgttaaataacattgaaattatctttgaaatgaaaatatcggtttgttttggaaatgagtcggcttgcctagttccacgataggcgcaatcacgacaggggtagtttgggtcgtgacaccttgaTGGTTGAGACTGGGTCTCAGATTCGTAGGACAATAAGCGGAGCTTATGAAATTTATGACTTCTTAAAACTAATAAAAATTGTAACCCTTCTGATATACACACGTAGAGATAAATTAATTAAGAAATGCAGCAGAACTAGTTTCGATTAATATTTACCAAAATAGTATTCATATTGAAGATATGGAGAAATAAAATGGATGAAGTAAAACTTATTATGGGAAGCTTTGCTGTCATTAATCATTAGCGGCAAATGCAAGATATTTAGTCTAGTTTTTAAATAATAAGATTGACATCGCTACAAGAGATGCTTGACAACGAAACATAATAAACTCACCGAAATACATTAATATAGACACTTTCTGAAATTACAAGAAAATCTCAGTAATTGATCACATTACAATAAGAACGAGAAAAGCGATGAACTAAAAAGAAATACGTTTTGAAAATCCTGAAGCTCCAGTTATTTAGTTCAAGTTTAGGCATTTACAGCTCTACAATTCTTCCTTATTTCTCCTTCACCATCCGCGAGGACTCTAATATCGCCCATTTTCTTCATCGAACGGCTGAAAAATGCTAAGAAAACATGAGGATTTTGCAGTTTTCTTACAATCTGAGCAGAATGGGAGTTGGTCAGTAACGCCGCATCAGATCTGAGTAGGCCTTTGTTTTGATTCAGAGCCTCATAGTAATGGCTATCAAAAGATAATGAACTTTTTGGATCCAGTTCTAGAACAGTTTTTGGATTGATAGGGTTAGGGCACATTGTTCTCAATGTTGTAGCATAATTGGGATTCAATGAAGGATCTGCATCGCCCTTTCCTGTGAAATTATAAAGTCTTTTTGCAACCAATGTGCAATGTGTTATTCCTATGGTATGTGCCCCTGCAAGTACAATTAATCCATCATTTAGTTACAGTTGATATATTTCACATAAAAGGAACCAATAAAAGAAAACATGGTACTAATTTAGAGTTACCTGACAAAGTAACTAAATCGACAATGTCCAAATCGTTGTCTTGAAATTGTCGTAAAAGAGTGGTAAAGTTTGCAAATGGCGACGGCAAGCTGGCTAATGCTTCCGATGCCTTTGATACTCTTCCGTCTTTTCGCCCTGTTGGAATTTTCCACATTGATCGTCCGAACTGTTTCCAATCAAACATTAATGGATTTAAATTGTATACACTAATGACGTAAAATATATTTACATGAATATGTAGCGTTTCAATTAAACACGTGTTATATGCAAATCAAACATGCCAGCAAGAAAAATTAAGTATTCATTCTGCACAGTGTGTACGTTCTTACTTGGTATGAAACTGCATCTCGAGTTACCAAGGCTAGAATATCAGCACAAGAAACTTTATGTGGGCACACTTGTTCTAGTTTCTTCTTTATATCGTCGATAACCTCGTAACCTCCTAGAGATCGATTTGGTAGGGCTGCTTTTTCTGCACTGTTTTTTGGAGTGGAGTCAAGTAAAACTGATGCATCACAGCCCTGCAATATTCGGTATATAAGTATTACATGTGGAAATGTGAAAGCATACGGTGAACTAATTCACGTAAATAATAAGTACACTACCAGCGTATATAACTTAACACATAGTGGCTATGTACATACCCTAACAAAGCAGTCATGGTAGTGAAGGCGAAGTAGCTTTGCTGGCAAGCTGGGATCAGCAGCAACTCTGCTCCATGTAATTTCCCTCACAATTCTTTCAACTGAAGGACAGCTTTTGTGATAGTAATTCATCTTCAGCTTATCTGCATTGCAAATCCCGAAAGCTACTACTGTAACTAATAGAAGAAAAACAAGATTACTTTGCTTCATTTTTCCCTTTATTTTCACCACACAAAAAGAGCCAATTAATATACTATATATTAACTCGAAATATGTTCGTTGTTGGTCTTCGAATGCTTCTTTGAACCATATTTATATAGGCACTTTTATACATCATTTGCCTTTGTTATTGAAATTATTGCTCTCTGCTGGCTTCTTCTTTGCACGATTTATCTAGATAGCCAACCAAAAGTTGATACGTGTAGATGAACTGATCAATAATGGATTGTGCTTCTCAATCATATATAATTCATTGAATCATGCATGACTTTTCTTGTATTAACTAGTCATTGACCAAAGAAAAGCATTTTTTATTCGGAATGGAATATTATAGCAAAAATAAAACACTTCTGCCGTGGTGTTATGGCTCGGTTGGACTTTGATTGACATCGTTGCATGAAAATGTATTGTACAAAAAAAGAACAATTTTCAGCTTTAGGAGGGGAAGTAGAAGCTGCACTACACGTACGTTCCGAGAAACAAGGTGGCTGGCTGGCTGACATTGCATCCTTTTGCGATTTATTGAACTAGCTAGGAGGCATAAGTAATTATCATaaagaacaacaacaaaaaaagcaTTAGAAATGATAATGGAACAGGAATTTTCCGAACTTCAGAAGAAACTTttgttttcttctcttttttgtttAAGATAGCTGATCGAGGTAactgcatatttattttcttaaaacAGTTGTAAGTTCTCTAAGGATGTAACAGtttgtaattatttttttcttttgcgCTAATTTGTATATGGTGTCCAACTACGTGGTTTGATTAGTGTTTTCTGTAACCCAAATCGAAGAtcctctaactcttctttatccTTGTTAAATTCGCTTACTTGCAATGCCCTGTATTTCCAGGTTAATAAGTCCTATACAGTATTTTAAACATGCCCAACGCTTGAAATAATGATTTAGAAATTGATTGGTGAAAAACAGGCTTTGATAGAAGGAGAAAACAAACAAAATAATTCAGGTGCATTTTTGAAGAATCTATCACGGTAAGTCAACCCATATCGGGATAAGAGAAAGGTCAACTAAAACGAACGCCTAAAAGATAATGACCCTGTAAAGATATTATATGTTTTTTTTTGGTGATCTCTTATGAAAAGAATTGTTGGCCCAAGAAAgagaatagttttgaagattggcAAAGGAACTCAGATATGAACCAGGTCTATCACTGGCAGACATAGACACCGGCAGAGTCAATGCACGTGAGgtgcacatgcaggagataagTGTATTCTGGTAGAAtgagatatctcctgatcgaaaagattgcaaaaacgataaggagaaggactccttattcAGTAAGAACAATATCTAAGATAAGGAAGGATTTAAGAGTTGagtttaactagaactcttccaccaaggaagagtaacaTTAGGATTCTAATTAATTCTTTATCTACTAACTCCTATATATTGCAGAATATTCTTATTGTACAgtgacgcacaaaagcagaagttaagcaagaattgagagcaaaatagcgaaGCAATTTTGCAAGGAGTTCGAGTGATATTTGAGTGTGCGAATCTGATGCTACTTGAACAAGCTAGAAGAACCAGCTCTAACTGTTGTCTTTTAGTCTAGTTATTTGTAGTAGGTGGTTTTAACTTGTACCTttttagctttatctagaagcgtCTGTAATAGGTACTTTGTgttttcaagttagagttaacttgaaatttGTCGCAAATAGCTAGAGGCTAGTTTGctacaaagggttagaggtaatactaggtttacaaaagagtttttgtaaatgctgttttggctcaCTGATTTAGTAAAGActtttggaaaaatcctactgggaagtaggtcgtggttttttcaccgtttgagccaggtattttccACATAAAATCTCTCTGttctttattttctgtacttattattccgcaacagtagtagttggaacacatagaagaaccaa
It includes:
- the LOC104085745 gene encoding peroxidase 24, with translation MKQSNLVFLLLVTVVAFGICNADKLKMNYYHKSCPSVERIVREITWSRVAADPSLPAKLLRLHYHDCFVRGCDASVLLDSTPKNSAEKAALPNRSLGGYEVIDDIKKKLEQVCPHKVSCADILALVTRDAVSYQFGRSMWKIPTGRKDGRVSKASEALASLPSPFANFTTLLRQFQDNDLDIVDLVTLSGAHTIGITHCTLVAKRLYNFTGKGDADPSLNPNYATTLRTMCPNPINPKTVLELDPKSSLSFDSHYYEALNQNKGLLRSDAALLTNSHSAQIVRKLQNPHVFLAFFSRSMKKMGDIRVLADGEGEIRKNCRAVNA